One part of the Leptolyngbya sp. FACHB-261 genome encodes these proteins:
- a CDS encoding SDR family NAD(P)-dependent oxidoreductase, whose product MSKQQKPSKQTGHNKSELTKPITRREIIGASVAGLAAAATANSAFANTQKPVESENSRVNSTGKFRDKVVLITGATSGIGKATAYAFAREGAKVFFCGRRTELGETNVREIKAFGGEATYMQADVRKEGEVRNFVNGCVQKYGRIDIAFNNAGIEAPPKAIADLSLEEWNNVIATNVTGVFLAMKYEIPVMSKQASGIIVNTASVGGHQGFANIGPYGASKAGVMSLSRTGAMELTSKNIRVNSFSPGAVDTPMLHRALSSWGMSTEAAVKDYPINRLATAEEMARVVMWLSSEDATIMVGTDIDATGGYITK is encoded by the coding sequence ATGAGCAAGCAACAGAAACCCAGCAAGCAGACTGGCCACAACAAATCAGAACTGACCAAACCGATCACCCGACGCGAAATCATTGGCGCAAGTGTCGCTGGGCTGGCAGCAGCAGCGACCGCTAACAGTGCGTTTGCTAATACTCAAAAACCCGTTGAGTCAGAAAATAGCAGGGTAAATTCTACAGGTAAATTCAGAGACAAAGTGGTTCTGATTACTGGCGCGACTTCTGGCATTGGTAAAGCCACTGCCTACGCTTTCGCGAGAGAAGGAGCCAAAGTCTTTTTTTGTGGTCGCCGCACTGAGTTGGGAGAAACCAATGTGCGCGAAATCAAAGCCTTTGGGGGTGAAGCAACCTACATGCAAGCCGATGTCAGAAAAGAAGGCGAGGTTAGAAATTTTGTTAACGGCTGTGTGCAGAAATACGGTCGCATCGACATTGCTTTCAACAATGCTGGCATTGAGGCTCCCCCCAAAGCAATTGCTGACCTGTCCCTAGAGGAGTGGAACAACGTCATCGCCACCAACGTAACCGGCGTTTTTTTGGCGATGAAGTATGAGATTCCGGTGATGTCGAAGCAAGCTAGCGGCATCATTGTCAACACCGCTTCAGTCGGCGGACACCAAGGCTTTGCCAACATTGGCCCTTACGGTGCAAGCAAGGCTGGCGTCATGTCCCTAAGCAGAACTGGGGCAATGGAACTGACCAGCAAAAACATCCGCGTGAATTCCTTCTCGCCTGGTGCCGTTGACACCCCCATGTTGCACCGAGCGCTCAGTTCTTGGGGCATGAGCACAGAAGCCGCCGTCAAAGACTATCCGATCAACCGCTTAGCAACCGCAGAAGAGATGGCCCGTGTGGTCATGTGGCTGTCTTCCGAGGATGCCACGATTATGGTCGGCACCGATATTGATGCCACAGGCGGTTACATCACTAAATAA